From the Amycolatopsis thermoflava N1165 genome, one window contains:
- the secE gene encoding preprotein translocase subunit SecE, with translation MVVSDNDAGGKGQEQEPKRAARPVTAAARRERRASARPAGKAAKDGDKARPSGKASAASPVTDGKAKAGEVKKGRATPKRTRKDKKPSLFARLVRFIREVWAELRKVIWPTRKQMVTYTTVVLVFVAFMVALVSLLDFAFRKGVFWLFG, from the coding sequence GTGGTCGTGAGCGACAACGACGCCGGCGGCAAGGGCCAGGAGCAGGAGCCCAAGCGGGCTGCGCGTCCGGTCACGGCTGCGGCGCGGCGCGAACGTCGCGCCTCCGCGCGCCCTGCCGGCAAGGCGGCCAAGGACGGCGACAAGGCGCGTCCGTCGGGCAAGGCTTCGGCCGCGAGCCCGGTCACCGACGGCAAGGCCAAGGCGGGCGAGGTCAAGAAGGGTCGCGCGACCCCGAAGCGGACCCGCAAGGACAAGAAGCCGTCGCTGTTCGCGAGGCTGGTGCGGTTCATCCGCGAGGTGTGGGCCGAGCTGCGCAAGGTCATCTGGCCGACGCGCAAGCAGATGGTCACCTACACCACGGTCGTGCTGGTCTTCGTGGCCTTCATGGTCGCGCTGGTCTCGTTGCTGGACTTCGCGTTCCGCAAGGGCGTGTTCTGGCTGTTCGGCTGA
- a CDS encoding pyridoxal phosphate-dependent aminotransferase, protein MSAPATVTASSRISARIAGITPSATLAVDAKAKELKAQGRPVIGFGAGQPDFPTPDYVVEAAAKAVHDRANHGYTAAGGLPELKEAIAAKTLRDTGFAIEPSQVLVTNGGKQAVYSAFATLCDPGDEVLLLAPYWTTYPESIKLAGGVPVQVTADESTGYRVTVEQLEAARTDRTKVLLFNSPSNPTGAVYSREQIEAIGKWAHEHGIWVITDEIYEHLTYDGVENHSMPVVVPELADQTLVLNGVAKTYSMTGWRVGWIAGPKDVIKAATSYQSHLCGNVSNVAQRAALAAVAGPLDVVAEMRAAFDVRRKKIVSLLSDIPGVTCPTPEGAFYAYPSFKELLGKEIRGEKPADTLELADLMLREADVAAVPGEAFGTPGYFRFSYALAESDLVEGVERIAALLSEAK, encoded by the coding sequence ATGAGCGCACCCGCAACCGTCACCGCCAGCTCCCGCATTTCGGCCCGGATCGCCGGCATCACGCCGTCGGCCACCCTCGCCGTCGACGCGAAGGCGAAGGAGCTGAAGGCGCAGGGCCGCCCGGTGATCGGCTTCGGTGCGGGGCAGCCGGACTTCCCCACGCCCGACTACGTCGTCGAGGCGGCCGCGAAGGCCGTCCACGACCGGGCCAACCACGGTTACACCGCGGCCGGCGGCCTGCCCGAGCTGAAGGAGGCCATCGCGGCGAAGACGCTGCGCGACACCGGCTTCGCCATCGAGCCCAGCCAGGTCCTGGTCACCAACGGCGGCAAGCAGGCCGTCTACTCCGCCTTCGCCACGCTGTGCGACCCGGGCGACGAGGTCCTGCTGCTCGCGCCGTACTGGACCACCTACCCCGAGTCGATCAAGCTCGCCGGCGGGGTGCCGGTGCAGGTCACCGCCGACGAGTCGACCGGCTACCGGGTCACCGTCGAGCAGCTGGAGGCCGCGCGCACCGACCGCACCAAGGTGCTGCTGTTCAACTCGCCGTCCAACCCGACCGGCGCGGTCTACAGCCGCGAGCAGATCGAGGCCATCGGCAAGTGGGCCCACGAGCACGGCATCTGGGTGATCACCGACGAGATCTACGAGCACCTGACCTACGACGGCGTGGAGAACCACTCGATGCCGGTCGTGGTGCCCGAGCTGGCCGACCAGACCCTGGTGCTGAACGGCGTCGCCAAGACCTACTCGATGACCGGCTGGCGCGTGGGCTGGATCGCCGGCCCCAAGGACGTGATCAAGGCCGCGACGAGCTACCAGTCGCACCTGTGCGGCAACGTGTCGAACGTCGCACAGCGGGCCGCGCTCGCCGCCGTCGCGGGGCCGCTGGACGTGGTCGCCGAGATGCGCGCCGCGTTCGACGTCCGCCGCAAGAAGATCGTCTCGCTGCTCTCCGACATCCCGGGCGTCACCTGCCCGACCCCGGAGGGCGCGTTCTACGCGTACCCGTCGTTCAAGGAGCTCCTCGGCAAGGAGATCCGCGGCGAGAAGCCGGCCGACACGCTGGAGCTGGCCGACCTGATGCTGCGCGAGGCCGACGTGGCCGCGGTGCCGGGCGAGGCGTTCGGGACGCCGGGCTACTTCCGGTTCTCCTACGCGCTGGCCGAGTCGGACCTGGTGGAGGGCGTGGAGCGGATCGCGGCCCTGCTGTCCGAGGCGAAGTAA
- a CDS encoding SGNH/GDSL hydrolase family protein, whose amino-acid sequence MGKKVLIGVVVAALVGAATAGVVYWRSDRGESTAPPKPPGSVIGPGTGRYVALGDSYTSAPRTGAPAGTPPGCGRSDNNYPHLVAAELRPVSFADVSCGGATTQHLSEPQTTPDGVNPPQLDAVTPDTTLVTLGIGGNDIGLVSLARDCLTTNRAVSLCKPRLTAGGRDQLAERITATATKVRTALTAIHERAPRAQVIVVGYPTALPDGNGCWPFLPIGPEDVAYLRTSLARLNSMLASEAKAGQAGYADTATPSKGKDMCAKARVKWVEDVVPSSPAMELHPNAVGERGMADVVLDLVD is encoded by the coding sequence GTGGGGAAGAAGGTGCTGATCGGGGTGGTGGTGGCCGCGCTCGTCGGGGCGGCGACCGCCGGTGTCGTGTACTGGCGCAGCGACCGCGGCGAGTCCACCGCGCCGCCGAAGCCCCCTGGTTCGGTGATCGGCCCCGGCACCGGCCGGTACGTCGCGCTGGGCGACTCCTACACGTCGGCGCCGAGAACCGGGGCGCCAGCCGGGACGCCGCCGGGCTGCGGACGGTCGGACAACAACTACCCGCACCTCGTCGCCGCCGAGCTGCGGCCGGTGTCGTTCGCCGACGTCAGCTGCGGCGGGGCGACGACGCAGCACCTGTCGGAGCCGCAGACCACGCCGGACGGGGTCAACCCGCCGCAGCTGGACGCGGTCACCCCGGACACGACGCTGGTGACGCTCGGGATCGGCGGCAACGACATCGGGCTGGTGAGCCTCGCCCGCGACTGCCTGACGACCAACCGCGCGGTGTCGCTGTGCAAGCCGCGGCTGACCGCCGGCGGGCGGGACCAGCTGGCGGAGCGGATCACCGCGACGGCGACGAAGGTGCGGACCGCGCTGACCGCGATCCACGAGCGAGCGCCACGCGCGCAGGTGATCGTGGTGGGCTACCCGACGGCGCTGCCGGACGGGAACGGGTGCTGGCCGTTCCTGCCCATCGGCCCCGAGGACGTGGCCTACCTGCGGACCTCGCTCGCGCGGCTGAACTCGATGCTGGCCAGCGAGGCGAAGGCGGGCCAGGCCGGGTACGCGGACACTGCGACGCCGTCCAAGGGGAAGGACATGTGCGCGAAGGCGCGGGTCAAGTGGGTCGAGGACGTGGTGCCGTCCTCGCCGGCGATGGAGCTGCATCCCAATGCGGTCGGGGAACGTGGGATGGCGGACGTGGTGCTGGATCTGGTGGATTGA
- a CDS encoding type II toxin-antitoxin system PemK/MazF family toxin has product MRPIHLARLDKVRPVLVLTRELIRPHLTRVTIAPVTSTIRGLSTEVRVGSRNGLDHESVVSCDNIQTIRKSALGKQIGRLMPDQERELTEAIRLAFDLD; this is encoded by the coding sequence ATGCGCCCGATCCACCTGGCCCGGCTCGACAAGGTCCGGCCGGTGCTGGTGCTGACCCGCGAACTGATCCGCCCGCACCTGACCCGCGTCACGATCGCCCCCGTCACGAGCACGATCCGCGGCCTGTCCACCGAGGTGCGGGTCGGCAGCCGCAACGGCCTGGACCACGAAAGCGTCGTCAGCTGCGACAACATCCAGACGATCCGCAAGTCGGCGTTGGGCAAGCAGATCGGCCGCCTGATGCCCGACCAGGAGCGCGAACTGACGGAAGCGATCCGCCTCGCCTTCGACCTCGACTGA
- a CDS encoding ribbon-helix-helix domain-containing protein: protein MTKQIAVRLPDDLVSFIDHVVEEGGAASRAELVFRALERERRRLLTERDIALLTGGVPDDLAGIEEHAAPLDDLD from the coding sequence ATGACGAAGCAGATCGCCGTCCGTCTCCCCGACGACCTGGTGTCCTTCATCGACCACGTGGTGGAGGAGGGCGGCGCCGCGAGCCGTGCCGAGCTGGTGTTCCGCGCCCTGGAACGGGAGCGCCGGCGCCTGCTGACGGAGCGCGACATCGCCCTGCTCACGGGCGGCGTGCCGGACGATCTCGCCGGGATCGAGGAGCACGCCGCCCCGTTGGACGACCTGGACTGA
- a CDS encoding MaoC family dehydratase, with product MAYEKGTELPSLQVHVTRDQLVRYAGASLDFNPIHWNERFAKEVGLPDVIAHGMLTMALGGRLVTDWLGDPGKLVEYSVRFTRPVVVSPEGADVEFSGKVAEVREDGTARVDITAKFDGKTVLGKAQAVVR from the coding sequence ATGGCGTACGAGAAGGGCACCGAGCTGCCGTCGCTGCAGGTGCACGTCACACGTGACCAGCTGGTCCGGTACGCGGGCGCGTCGCTGGACTTCAACCCGATCCACTGGAACGAGCGGTTCGCCAAGGAGGTCGGGCTCCCGGACGTGATCGCGCACGGGATGCTCACGATGGCGCTGGGCGGCCGTCTCGTCACGGACTGGCTCGGCGACCCGGGCAAGCTGGTCGAGTACAGCGTCCGCTTCACCAGGCCCGTCGTGGTCTCGCCGGAGGGCGCGGACGTCGAGTTCAGCGGCAAGGTCGCGGAGGTCCGCGAGGACGGCACCGCCCGCGTGGACATCACGGCCAAGTTCGACGGCAAGACGGTGCTCGGGAAGGCCCAGGCCGTCGTCCGCTGA
- a CDS encoding MaoC family dehydratase N-terminal domain-containing protein: MPLDPSFVGRTYPPDSTYEVGREKIREFAAAIGDANPLYTDPEAARAAGYPDVIAPPTFLTVINLDAINAIAEDPELGLDYSRMVHGDQAFSYTRPVHAGDRLRITTTVEDIMARAGNDFLTVRGEVVDADGQLVCTTRAQLVVRGEGA; this comes from the coding sequence GTGCCTTTGGACCCCTCGTTCGTCGGGCGGACGTACCCGCCGGACTCAACCTACGAAGTCGGCCGCGAGAAGATCCGCGAGTTCGCCGCCGCGATCGGTGACGCCAACCCGCTCTACACGGACCCGGAGGCGGCCCGCGCGGCCGGCTACCCGGACGTCATCGCGCCGCCCACCTTCCTCACGGTGATCAACCTCGACGCGATCAACGCCATCGCCGAGGACCCGGAGCTGGGGCTGGACTACAGCCGGATGGTGCACGGCGACCAGGCCTTCAGCTACACACGCCCGGTGCACGCCGGTGATCGGCTCCGCATCACCACGACGGTCGAGGACATCATGGCCAGGGCGGGCAACGACTTCCTGACCGTGCGCGGCGAGGTCGTCGACGCCGACGGTCAGCTCGTGTGCACGACGCGCGCGCAGCTCGTCGTGCGGGGAGAGGGGGCCTGA
- the rpmG gene encoding 50S ribosomal protein L33, with amino-acid sequence MAATDVRPKITLACEVCKHRNYITKKNRRNDPDRLEMKKFCPNCGTHRVHKETR; translated from the coding sequence GTGGCTGCCACCGACGTGCGACCGAAGATCACGCTGGCGTGCGAGGTCTGCAAGCACCGCAACTACATCACCAAGAAGAACCGGCGCAACGACCCGGATCGCCTGGAGATGAAGAAGTTCTGCCCGAACTGCGGTACGCACCGGGTTCACAAGGAAACCCGCTGA
- a CDS encoding putative bifunctional diguanylate cyclase/phosphodiesterase has protein sequence MPDSDGRPDGPVPAAAAGSGGAEARADERRFRVYTLTVFSVGVLTAAAVSLWLPFDGSAKLWWIGPVLALSFLLAEQLGINVDVRSGISWTISFTEIPLVIGFFVAPFEVVLAAHLVAGISTLVVRRVSGRVLYNAGAFLLEITSAFAVAGLVERIMGATEMTWPAALAGTLTAPLTSTLLALAAVRVLRRRMRIGTALRLTGRILVVGFVNASVGLSGYLVIAGTANAWPLVLAVFAGLSALYWAYSDLLREQRDMEALSDVSLMVARSGQQAAARPASGADDLAAGVNVSEWETIAERIKDQLSAGRVVLRLRLEPTADMRAVVAGEPMPSAELPADDPMLRLPGSHVRHFRITEANSDIAAGLLNRGAQEALVVPLRSANQLLGVVEAHDRLSRWRGFGKYDVQLLGTMASHLATALDNRRLLATLRHDAYHDPLTGLLNRPGFRQVAREPLAEHSASADSAVLRIDLDVFSAVSDALGYAWADRMVVAAGRRLRDALGPDVPLARLEGASFAALLTGVRGHGVHEAAERLRSQLSVPYPVDRLTVEANAMVGYASTADDDTLDPGDVDALLQRADVAVRATRGGEEVRGYVPSMGQIFLRRFQMVTQFRQAIEEGQVSVHYQPKVSLPSKQVLGVEALVRWQHPEFGRLDPDEFVPAVEAAGLVGVLTGFVLEQSLIRVRKWMDEGLRISVAVNLSVRNLADEDFPAKVVEALRKFDVPPELLTFELTESGVMADPQKALPILRELHAHGIVLAVDDFGTGYSSLAYLRQLPVDEVKIDKSFVLGMGTDLGDLAVVRSIVELGHSLGLAVVAEGVEEDVARDQLEAMGCDVAQGYLISRPLAEDRLEAWLQARTARSVGRKMETVLTLLT, from the coding sequence ATGCCGGACTCCGATGGCAGGCCTGACGGCCCCGTCCCGGCGGCAGCCGCCGGTTCTGGTGGTGCCGAGGCGCGGGCGGACGAGCGCCGCTTCCGGGTCTACACGCTGACCGTGTTCTCCGTCGGTGTGCTCACCGCCGCCGCCGTGTCGCTGTGGCTGCCGTTCGACGGCTCGGCGAAGCTGTGGTGGATCGGCCCGGTGCTGGCCCTGTCGTTCCTGCTCGCCGAGCAGCTCGGCATCAACGTCGACGTCCGGTCCGGCATCTCCTGGACCATTTCCTTCACCGAGATCCCGCTGGTCATCGGCTTCTTCGTGGCGCCGTTCGAAGTGGTGCTGGCGGCGCACCTGGTCGCCGGGATCAGCACGCTCGTGGTCCGCCGTGTCTCCGGGCGTGTGCTCTACAACGCCGGCGCGTTCCTGCTGGAGATCACCAGCGCGTTCGCCGTGGCCGGCCTGGTCGAGCGGATCATGGGCGCCACCGAGATGACGTGGCCCGCCGCGCTCGCCGGCACCCTGACCGCGCCGCTCACCAGCACGCTGCTGGCGCTGGCCGCCGTCCGGGTGCTGCGCCGCCGGATGCGGATCGGCACCGCGCTCCGGCTCACCGGCCGCATCCTGGTCGTCGGGTTCGTCAACGCCTCGGTCGGCCTGAGCGGCTACCTGGTGATCGCAGGCACGGCGAACGCGTGGCCGCTGGTGCTCGCCGTCTTCGCCGGGCTGTCCGCGCTCTACTGGGCCTACTCCGACCTGTTGCGCGAGCAGCGGGACATGGAAGCGCTCTCCGACGTCAGCCTGATGGTCGCGCGCTCCGGCCAGCAGGCCGCCGCGCGCCCGGCCAGCGGCGCGGACGACCTCGCGGCGGGCGTGAACGTCAGCGAGTGGGAGACGATCGCGGAGCGGATCAAGGACCAGCTCTCCGCGGGCCGCGTGGTCCTGCGGCTGCGCCTGGAGCCGACCGCGGACATGCGCGCCGTCGTCGCGGGGGAGCCGATGCCGTCGGCCGAACTACCCGCCGACGACCCGATGCTGCGGCTGCCCGGCTCGCACGTGCGGCACTTCCGCATCACCGAGGCCAACAGCGACATCGCCGCCGGACTGCTCAACCGGGGCGCGCAGGAGGCGCTGGTGGTGCCGCTGCGCAGCGCGAACCAGCTGCTCGGCGTGGTCGAGGCGCACGACAGGCTGTCCCGCTGGCGCGGCTTCGGCAAGTACGACGTCCAGTTGCTCGGCACGATGGCCAGCCACCTGGCGACCGCGCTGGACAACCGCCGCCTGCTCGCCACCCTGCGCCACGACGCCTACCACGACCCGCTGACCGGCCTGCTGAACCGGCCCGGCTTCCGCCAGGTCGCGCGCGAACCGCTGGCCGAGCACAGCGCGTCCGCCGACTCCGCGGTGCTGCGCATCGACCTGGACGTGTTCTCCGCGGTCAGCGACGCGCTCGGCTACGCGTGGGCGGACCGGATGGTCGTCGCCGCCGGCCGCCGCCTGCGTGACGCGCTCGGCCCGGACGTGCCGCTGGCCCGCCTGGAGGGCGCGTCGTTCGCGGCGCTGCTCACCGGCGTGCGCGGCCACGGCGTGCACGAGGCGGCCGAGCGGTTGCGCTCGCAGCTGTCCGTGCCGTACCCGGTCGACCGGCTGACGGTCGAGGCGAACGCGATGGTCGGCTACGCCTCCACGGCCGACGACGACACCCTCGACCCGGGCGACGTGGATGCCCTGCTGCAGCGGGCCGACGTCGCCGTGCGGGCCACCCGCGGTGGTGAGGAGGTCCGCGGGTACGTGCCCAGCATGGGCCAGATCTTCCTGCGCCGGTTCCAGATGGTCACCCAGTTCCGGCAGGCCATCGAGGAGGGCCAGGTCAGCGTCCACTACCAGCCGAAGGTGTCGCTGCCGAGCAAGCAGGTCCTCGGCGTGGAGGCGCTGGTGCGCTGGCAGCACCCCGAGTTCGGCCGGCTCGACCCGGACGAGTTCGTGCCCGCGGTCGAGGCCGCGGGCCTGGTCGGCGTGCTGACCGGGTTCGTGCTGGAGCAGTCGCTGATCCGCGTCCGCAAGTGGATGGACGAGGGGCTGCGGATCTCCGTCGCGGTCAACCTGTCCGTGCGCAACCTGGCCGACGAGGACTTCCCGGCGAAGGTCGTGGAGGCGCTGCGGAAGTTCGACGTGCCGCCCGAGCTGCTCACGTTCGAGCTGACCGAGTCCGGGGTGATGGCCGATCCGCAGAAGGCGCTGCCGATCCTGCGCGAGCTGCACGCGCACGGGATCGTGCTGGCGGTCGACGACTTCGGCACCGGCTACTCGTCGCTGGCCTACCTGCGGCAGCTGCCGGTGGACGAGGTCAAGATCGACAAGAGCTTCGTCCTCGGCATGGGCACGGACCTCGGCGACCTGGCGGTCGTCCGGTCGATCGTCGAGCTCGGCCACTCGCTGGGCCTCGCGGTCGTCGCGGAGGGCGTCGAGGAGGACGTCGCGCGGGACCAGCTGGAGGCGATGGGCTGCGACGTCGCCCAGGGCTACCTGATCTCCCGTCCGCTGGCCGAGGACCGCCTGGAGGCCTGGTTGCAGGCCCGGACGGCCCGGTCGGTGGGGCGCAAGATGGAGACGGTGCTGACGCTCCTGACCTAA
- the lon gene encoding endopeptidase La — translation MTDTRLLPVLPLDDDVVLPGMIVPLELDDAETRAAVDSAQSKAPSTPSFPGIRSLPSAQAEVLIVPRVHGEYAELGAVATIERVGRIPGGKAAVLLRATRRARVGENGDGAGAARWVYAEPVAEVVGDQARTLAAEYKTVVISILQQRGGWQMIDAVQQVEDPSAVADLAGNSPFLSTDQKLELLATLDVAARLEKALEWSREYLAELEVTDTIRKDVAEGMEKQQKEFLLRRQLEAIRKELGELDGTADQDDYRARVEQADLPEHVRTAALAEVDKLERTSDASPEGGWIRTWLDTVLELPWNDRTTDVHDIAAARAVLDADHAGLDDVKERIIEYLAVRARRAEAGQGQVGGRHSGAVLALVGPPGVGKTSLGESVAKAMGRKFVRVALGGVRDEAEIRGHRRTYVGALPGRIVRAIKEAGSMNPVVLLDEVDKVGADYRGDPTAALLEVLDPEQNHTFRDHYLEVELDLSDVVFLATANALETIPGPLLDRMELVTLDGYTEHEKVVIGRDHLLPRELERAGLGRDDVRFTDAALSRIAAEYTREAGVRNANRTIAKVLRKIATRVALDEATLPVTVDAADLEGYLGRPRHLPESALPASTQRTATPGVATGLAVTGAGGDVLYIEASLADPESGSSGLTVTGQLGDVMKESVQIALSYLRSRGAELELPVGDLKDRGVHVHVPAGAVPKDGPSAGITMTTALASLLSGRVVRSDVAMTGEVSLTGRVLPIGGVKQKLLAAHRAGIKTVIIPQRNEPDLDDVPADVLAQLDVHPVSNVREVLDLALAPATTPVAQAA, via the coding sequence ATGACCGACACCAGGCTCCTCCCCGTACTGCCCCTCGACGACGACGTCGTGCTGCCCGGCATGATCGTCCCGCTCGAGCTCGATGACGCCGAGACTCGCGCCGCGGTCGACTCCGCGCAGAGCAAGGCACCGAGCACGCCGTCGTTCCCGGGCATCCGGTCGCTGCCGTCTGCGCAGGCCGAGGTCCTGATCGTCCCGCGGGTGCACGGGGAGTACGCCGAACTGGGCGCCGTCGCGACCATCGAGCGCGTCGGCCGGATCCCCGGTGGCAAGGCCGCCGTCCTGCTGCGCGCCACCCGGCGCGCCCGCGTCGGCGAGAACGGCGACGGCGCCGGCGCCGCCCGCTGGGTGTACGCCGAGCCGGTCGCCGAGGTCGTCGGCGACCAGGCCCGGACGCTGGCCGCCGAGTACAAGACCGTCGTGATCTCGATCCTCCAGCAGCGCGGCGGCTGGCAGATGATCGACGCGGTGCAGCAGGTCGAGGACCCGTCCGCGGTCGCCGACCTCGCGGGCAACTCGCCGTTCCTGAGCACCGACCAGAAGCTGGAGCTGCTGGCCACGCTCGACGTCGCGGCGCGGCTGGAGAAGGCGCTGGAGTGGAGCCGGGAGTACCTGGCCGAGCTCGAGGTGACCGACACCATCCGCAAGGACGTCGCCGAGGGCATGGAGAAGCAGCAGAAGGAGTTCCTGCTGCGCCGCCAGCTGGAGGCGATCCGCAAGGAGCTGGGCGAGCTGGACGGCACCGCCGACCAGGACGACTACCGCGCCCGCGTGGAGCAGGCCGACCTGCCCGAGCACGTCCGCACGGCCGCGCTGGCCGAGGTGGACAAGCTGGAGCGCACCTCCGACGCCTCGCCGGAGGGCGGCTGGATCCGCACCTGGCTGGACACGGTCCTGGAGCTCCCCTGGAATGACCGGACCACCGACGTCCACGACATCGCGGCGGCGCGGGCGGTGCTCGACGCCGACCACGCGGGCCTGGACGACGTGAAGGAACGCATCATCGAGTACCTGGCCGTGCGCGCCCGGCGCGCCGAGGCCGGACAGGGGCAGGTCGGCGGGCGGCACTCCGGAGCCGTGCTGGCGTTGGTCGGTCCTCCCGGTGTGGGCAAGACCTCGCTCGGCGAGTCGGTCGCGAAGGCGATGGGCCGGAAGTTCGTCCGCGTCGCGCTCGGCGGTGTCCGGGACGAGGCGGAGATCCGCGGCCACCGGCGCACCTATGTCGGCGCGCTGCCCGGCCGGATCGTCCGCGCCATCAAGGAGGCCGGCTCGATGAACCCGGTCGTCCTGCTGGACGAGGTGGACAAGGTGGGCGCCGACTACCGCGGCGACCCGACCGCGGCGCTGCTGGAGGTCCTCGACCCCGAGCAGAACCACACGTTCCGCGACCACTACCTCGAGGTGGAGCTGGACCTGTCGGACGTGGTGTTCCTCGCCACGGCCAACGCGCTGGAGACCATCCCCGGCCCGCTGCTGGACCGGATGGAGCTGGTGACGCTGGACGGCTACACCGAGCACGAAAAGGTCGTCATCGGCCGCGACCACCTGCTGCCGCGCGAGCTGGAGCGGGCCGGGCTGGGCCGGGACGACGTGCGGTTCACCGACGCGGCGCTGAGCCGGATCGCCGCCGAGTACACCCGCGAGGCGGGCGTGCGCAACGCGAACCGGACCATCGCGAAGGTGCTGCGCAAGATCGCGACCAGGGTCGCGCTGGACGAGGCGACCCTGCCGGTGACCGTCGACGCGGCGGACCTGGAGGGCTACCTCGGCCGTCCGCGGCACCTGCCGGAGTCGGCGCTGCCCGCGTCGACGCAGCGGACCGCGACCCCGGGCGTGGCGACCGGCCTGGCCGTCACGGGCGCGGGCGGGGACGTCCTCTACATCGAGGCGTCGCTGGCCGATCCCGAGTCGGGCAGCTCCGGGCTCACGGTCACCGGGCAGCTGGGTGACGTGATGAAGGAGTCGGTGCAGATCGCGCTGTCCTACCTGCGGTCCCGCGGCGCCGAACTGGAACTCCCGGTCGGCGACCTGAAGGACCGGGGCGTGCACGTCCACGTGCCCGCCGGCGCGGTGCCCAAGGACGGGCCGAGCGCCGGGATCACGATGACCACGGCGCTGGCGTCGCTGCTGTCCGGCCGCGTGGTGCGGTCCGACGTGGCGATGACCGGTGAGGTGTCGCTGACCGGCCGCGTCCTGCCGATCGGCGGGGTCAAGCAGAAGCTGCTGGCCGCGCACCGGGCCGGGATCAAGACCGTGATCATCCCGCAGCGCAACGAGCCGGACCTGGACGACGTCCCCGCGGACGTGCTGGCCCAGCTCGACGTGCACCCGGTGTCGAACGTCCGTGAGGTCCTCGACCTGGCGCTGGCGCCGGCCACCACCCCCGTGGCCCAGGCCGCCTGA
- a CDS encoding DedA family protein, whose product MDLQLAQAEPLGGLAGWAVSLMDSLGGPGAAIIVGLDNLFPPIPSELVLPLAGFSAGQGTFSLLEALAWTTFGSVAGAVIVYWLGALLGRERTRALLLRIPLVKASDFDRTEAWFAKHGTKAVFFGRMVPIFRSLISLPAGIERMAFGRFLVLTTLGSLIWNTIFVVAGYLLGANWHVVDRYAGFFQYAVIGAVAIALAVFVITRLRERVRT is encoded by the coding sequence ATGGATCTCCAACTCGCACAGGCCGAACCGCTCGGGGGACTCGCCGGCTGGGCCGTCTCGCTCATGGATTCGCTCGGCGGACCGGGCGCCGCCATCATCGTCGGCCTGGACAACCTGTTCCCGCCGATCCCGAGCGAGCTGGTGCTGCCGCTCGCCGGGTTCTCCGCCGGCCAGGGCACGTTCAGCCTGCTCGAAGCGCTGGCCTGGACCACGTTCGGCTCGGTCGCGGGCGCCGTCATCGTCTACTGGCTGGGCGCGCTGCTCGGCCGCGAGCGGACCCGCGCGCTGCTGCTGCGCATCCCGCTGGTCAAGGCCTCCGACTTCGACCGCACCGAGGCGTGGTTCGCCAAGCACGGCACGAAGGCGGTGTTCTTCGGCCGGATGGTGCCGATCTTCCGCAGCCTGATCTCGCTGCCCGCCGGGATCGAGCGGATGGCGTTCGGCAGGTTCCTCGTGCTCACCACGCTGGGCAGCCTGATCTGGAACACGATCTTCGTCGTCGCCGGCTACCTGCTCGGCGCGAACTGGCACGTGGTGGACCGCTACGCCGGCTTCTTCCAGTACGCGGTGATCGGCGCCGTCGCGATCGCGCTCGCCGTGTTCGTCATCACCAGGCTGCGGGAGCGCGTCCGGACGTGA